The following DNA comes from Bacteroidales bacterium.
TTGCTTCGGGGAGTTTACTCTCAATATACGACTCTACACCTACACCTCCAACCCTCTCAACATCACCACCCGAGAAACCCTCTTCCATATTTATCTTAATTAACTCAATGAGAAGTTCTTTACTATACAACATAACACTCCTACTCTAAATTTTTAAATAGTAAATTAAAACGTTGGGCAACCTCTTTTATCTTTTTGGGCGAAGTCATCTCCTTTGTAGGCACATTGAAGGGTGCCTCTTGCAGATATTTACGAGCCTCTTGCCAAGTGGTTATAGTATCAACAACTATTACATTAGAAACAATCTCATTCGCCTCTTCTTGTTGAGAACTCTCAGCAAAAAATTTTATGCCATAATCGACATCCTCTTCAATTGCCTTTTGTAGCACAGGGTCATTAGTCTCAAAGTAACCCTCTCCTGTATTAGATGCCACAAACTTTATTCTCACACTCTTATCTTCTACCCTTATTAAGGAACTAAGGTTTCCTCGGTTTGTTTTATATCGTTTCATAACTATATCTATTTTTTATGTTTATATATTGTGATAGTTGTCAGGTTTCCCCGACAACTATCTAAGCAAAAAAATTATCCTTTTTTAGGTACAATACGCATATGAGCAGCAGGGTAGCGAAGTGTTAAACAACTTGCTTCGGTCATAACCACTGCATCGGTGTTGCGAATACCTGCTTTCTTAAGGTCAAGTTTCTGATGACCAAAAGGAACATGAGCCCAACGAGTTATAAACTCAGGGTCAAAAGCAAATCCGTAATCGCTCATACCGCAATCATCAAATACCTCAGAATACAAGATATAGAACTTACCAAACTTAGAGCGAATCTCAGAGAAGTCGATACCCCATTTTACAAACTCATCCTCAGAACTTACCACTTTGGTAACATCAAGTTTATTTATTCTGCCAATAAAGTCGCTGCCACCAATAAGCACTTTGCGTTTGTTACCACCGTTACCTGTAAACGCCTCTTTCATCATATCAATAAGGTCGTTTTGAGTAAGTTCCTTTGAGGGATCAAACTCATACTCTTTTCCTGCTTGCCACCAGATACCTCCTGTAAGCATTACATTCTCTTTTTTACGAGAGTCGTAAAGAGTATTCTTCACACCAAACATAAAGGTCTTTTCCATACCCAAACGCATATCGTAGATAGCAGCCTCCTCAGAGTCACTGAAATCCCAAGGAACATTCTTTGCCGCAATTTTTTGGAAAGTTGATTGCTCAACCTGAATTTTAAATATTTGACAGTTATTTTGCTCCTTAACAGGCAAGGCCTCAAATTGTGCAGTTTGAACATCCAACTCAGTTGCTGCACGTCCCATTCTGATAAGAGTTGTTGATGCAGGAATTGAAGGGACACATCCCTCTATTGAGCCAATCTTTTTACCATTAATTGCATAGACATTAAGGTTTCCGTTCTCCTCTTTACTTGTGATATAGAGAACCAAATCTGATTTAGATTGTGTTACTCCGTCAGCCTCGTAACCCTTTACACCTTGAACAAGCAAAGTTTCAGACACCTCAAAGATATCGTTGTTGCTTGTGGTAATTGTTACCTTTTGTGCAGCACTTGTTACTGCCGATGCAGTTGGCTCGGTATACGCAACACTCAAAGTGGCTTTTGTTGGTTTAATATCAACTGAGTAGTAATCGACCACCATAGAGTCGGCTTTACGGGCACCTGCCCAACGCGAAAGTTGGTCAATAGGAGTTGACATCGGACGAATCTTTGTAATACGCTCATCTATGGCATTTTTAATAAGACCATCACTGTGGCGAGTTGCAAGAGAACGTGTTAAGGGTTCGCCCGAAACAATTTTACCTGCACTTGCTGTTGGTATTACCGCTGCCAATATGCACGATGAATCGGCAGACAAAAACGCTACTATTACTGTAATTGCAATTAGTGCTAAAAGCACCCAAACTTGATTGTTTTTAATAAACTCAAAAATCTTTTTCATAATTCGTGTTTAATTTTAAATGTTACTGAATTTTGTTTTTTGCGATGTGATTTCGTTTTGGCATAAGCCAAAACAATTAGGAATTAGTACGTAGCTACGCTCCAATTATGAATTAGTAATTAATTCCCATTCCTAATTCCTCATTTTTTACATGTCCCAGACACTCTTTCTGCGACGCAAACCAAACATGGGGGTGAGATCGGCAGAGGTGTCGGTTCTTAACGATTGAGAGGTGGCTGCATCAGATTTATCTTTACTAAAGATTATTCGTTGATTGCGCCCCTTTACCTCACCTGTCTGTTCTGCAAGATCTACGTCAGTGTCGTAGTTAACACCTTTGAAGAGAGTATCAAGAACTTCAAAAGAGAAGTCACACATAAATACATGCTCGCATAGGTGACAAACCTTTTCGATAAACATATCGAACTCCTCATCTGTCATACCTTTAGCCTCTTTAAAGCGTTCAATAGATTTTGCGCTCACTTTCCAGTTCTCCTCAATCTCCTTCTCGGTTTTAGCATAAGTTTGCATACGATCCAAGTAGGCATCGTTCTCTTTACGAAGTTGCATTAAACGATTTTCATCATAAGCACACTCCAACACGTCGCCACCAAAGTAGCGAACACAAGCAATTAGAGGATCTTCTCCCTCAATTACTGTTGAGATAAAGCCAGCCATTTTGGGGTTTGATGTAAAGATTCGGGCAAGTTTAGTTTGGTCGTTACGCAACTTCTCAAATCGTTCATCAAGGTCAGCATCATAACTTGCAAGTACCTCAAACAACTCATCATCACTATCAAAATTTCTGTCGGGGAAATGTTTGATAAGTCTCTTCACGATTACTCCGCGTGATGATTCGGGCAGAGTCTCGTCGTTTTCATAAAAGTTTTTCATAAAATAAAATAATTAATTAGTATTTTACCACACTATTGTGGTGTTTTTACACTGCAAAGAAAATACTAATATGAGAGCGATAACTGGTAAATTTATATGAAGTGATGAAAAGGGGGAGTTGTTAGTTTTTAGTTGTTAGTTGAGAAACTTTTGTTTCTCTAACACACTCTCGCTCGGCATAGTTTTAGTAAACTTAACTCTGCTCTCTCTTAATCTGGAGTTTGTTAGTTTAATTCAGAAAAATGTTATATTTACCTATAATACAAATATTTAAGAATTTGCATTTTTTAGTGTTAATATTTTTTTGTAATATTGCATTGTAATACGATTTAATAAAAACTGAAACTTAAAATATATTATGCTTAAAAGATTTTTATTTGTTACTGCTTTGGCAGTTTTAAGCCCCGCTATAATGGTGGCTGATGAGGGTATGTGGTTGTTGCCTTTTTTAAAGCAACAAAATAGTGAGTCGTTAAAGAAGTTGGGGTTGAAATTGGAGGTTGATGATATATATTCGCCCGATGAGGTTTCGCTTAAAGATGCTATCGTTGTGTTTGGCAAGGGTTGTACTGGTGAGGTTATCTCGGATGAGGGTTTGATTCTTACTAACCACCACTGCGGTTACTCTTGGATTCAACAACATAGTTCGGTTGATCACGACTACTTGACTGATGGTTTTTGGGCTTACTCTAAAAGCGAGGAGTTACCTACTCCCGGTTTGGAGGTGCGTTTCATTGACCGTATTGTTGATGTTACTGACTCTATTAAGGTTGCTGTTGAAGAGGCTGGTGACCCTATGAAGGCTTATGACCTTATGTTCTTGAACAAGATGAGTAAGCGTTTGGCTGGTGAGGAGTTTATTAAAGAGAATCCTTTTGTTGAGGTTGTTATCAAGCCTTTCTACGGTGGTAACAAGTTCTTTATGTTCTACCAAACTGTTTATAAGGATGTGAGAATGGTGGGTACTCCTCCCTCTTCTATTGGTAAGTTTGGTTACGATACTGACAACTGGATGTGGCCTCGTCACACTGGCGACTTCTCACTCTTCCGCGTTTATACCGATAAGGATGGCAAGGCTGCTGAGTATAGTGCAGACAACATTCCTATGAAACCTAAACATCACTTGCCTATCTCGCTTAAGGGTGTTGAGCAAGGCGACTACTCTATGACTATTGGTTTCCCTGGTACTACTAACCGCTACGATATTTCTGAGGAGATTATCCACTACCGCGATATTGTTAATGCTGCTCGTATTGAGATGCGTGGTGTTCGCCTTGAGGTATTGGATAAGTTGATGCAAGCCGATGATAAGGTGCGTATTCAGTATGCTTCAAAATATGCAAGTTCAAGTAACTACTGGAAAAACGCTATTGGTATGAATCGTGGCGTTAAGAAACTTTCGGTTATTGATAGCAAGTTGAAGGCTGAGAAGGAGTATCGCGATTGGGCATATGCTAACAATATGCCTCAATATGCTGAGGCTCTTGATAATATGATTACTGCTTTGCGTAATCTTTATCCTATTAAGTATCAACGTCAAATGATGACCGAAGGTTTATCTACTGCTGTTGAGTTCTCAAAGGTTCCAAGTGCCGATGCTCTTATCAAAGCGATAGAGAGCAAAGATAAAGAGGCTATTGATAAAGAGATTAAGGCTTACAAAGAGGCTTATGCTAAGTTCAACAATAAGGATTACGATCCTGAGGTTGATCGTCAAGTTGCTAAGGCTATGATTAAGAAATATATCTCGATGTTCTCGGCAGAGGAGCGTCCCGATGTGTTTGCTTTCATTGACAAGAAATACAAGGGTGATACTGATAAATTTATTGATGATTGTTTTGATAAATCGGTTTTTGCCGACTCCGCTAAGTTCAATAAGTTTATGGAGAAACCTTCGGTTAAGGTGTTGAAAAACGACCTTATGCTTAAATATGCTAACTCGGTTAGAGAGAAGATTCGCAACCTTGCTTTTGCTACTAAAGCATACAACAAGGATTTGACTTTGGCTAAGCAGGTTTATATTGAAGGTTTGTTGAAGATGCGTGAGGGTACTCCTGTTTATCCCGATGCCAACTTCACTATCCGTCTCTCTGCCGGTCAGGTACAACCTTACAAACCTGCCGATGCTGTTTCGTATAACTTCTTTACCACAATGGAGGGGATATTTGAGAAAGAGGACAGCACCAACTATGAGTTTGAGGTTCCTGCAAAACTTAAAGAGATTTGGTTGAATAAGGATTATGGTCGCTACGCCGAAGAGGATGGTCGTATGATTGTAAACATTATATCTTCAAACGATATTACAGGCGGTAACTCAGGCAGTCCGCTTATCAATGGTAATGGAGAGTTGATTGGTTTGGCGTTTGACGGTAACTGGGAGGCTATGAGTGGCGATATTATTTTTGAGCCTAATATGCAACGTACCATCTCGGTTGATATTCGCTATGTTATGCTTATCATAGAGAAGTTTGCTGGAGCCATGAACATTATTGATGAGATTGACTTTGTTGAGTAATTGACCGAAAATCTATATACTTCCCCTCTCTATTCGTAGGGAGGGGGATTTTAATTTATTCGTACAAGATGTTAATTTCTAATTTATATGAAACTTACTGATGTATGGTTTACTGCTTTGGCTGAGGATGAAGCCGGTAAAACAATTATTATTAGCGGAAGAGATAACATTGAGGCTTTTAGAGTTAGCGGAAAGTTTAAAAACAGGATTGAGGTTACTTGGAGTTACAACGGTGATGGGATGCCTACCGATGAGGAGGCTAAGTTGATGGAGAGTGTTGGTGATGCTCTTCGCTCGGGTGCCGAGAAAAATAAACTTGCTATTCTTACCGGTGTATATACTGGTGGGGGTAAACGTATCTGGGTGTTTTACAGTCGCCACACCGGTGCTTTTGGAGAGATGCTTAACGAGGCTTTAGCATCGTTTGAGTTATTGCCTATCACTATCTACTCTGAGATTGATATGGATTGGGATGACTATCTTGGTACTTTAGAATTGAAGTGCTGTTCTGATAGTGATGAAGAGTAGAGTTTAGAATTTAAAGGTCATAGAGAGTTTAAAGAGTTTAAACGAAAGAGATAATATGAAATTTTTTATTGGAATATCACTTCTCTTATTTATTGCATCTTGTACTGCACCTTTGACTAATAGGTTTGAGGAGTGCGTAAGTGATATTGAAACAAACCACGAGGAGTGGAGTCAGGAGGATTGGAATCTATCGCAAGAGGAGTACAACAAACTTCTCAAGGAGTATGAAGAGAATTATGACACATACACTCAAGAGGAGAAGAGTGCCATAGATAGAGCAATAGGCCGTTACAATGGTATGATTCTTAAACATGGTATTGAGGAGTTTGGAAACACTATCGAGGAGTTTGGCAAACGTCTGCCTTCGTTAATTGAGGGTTTTGGCAGCGCATTTGAAGAGAATGACTCTAAATAGAGTCAATTTATGTTTGATGCTATTGCATTTTTCTCACGGATTTGCACTATCTTTGTAACTAAATTAGTCTTGTGCTACGGAGGACTTTGTCGTAGCCGAAAACTAACAACTAAAAACTAACAACTAAAAACTAAAGACTAAAGGTCAATGGCAAATACAGTAGAACAATTTAATCATATTACTTCGGTTTGTAGAGAACTCTTTGTTAAGAAACTTAAAGATTACGGAGCATCGTGGCGTATTATGCGTCCCACATCTATTACCGACCAAATTTTTATTAAAGCAAAACGAATTCGCAGTGTTGAGATTTGTGGCGAAGCGTTGGTTGATGAGGATATTCGTTCAGGATATATTGCCATTGTAAACTATGGAATTATC
Coding sequences within:
- a CDS encoding S46 family peptidase; translated protein: MLKRFLFVTALAVLSPAIMVADEGMWLLPFLKQQNSESLKKLGLKLEVDDIYSPDEVSLKDAIVVFGKGCTGEVISDEGLILTNHHCGYSWIQQHSSVDHDYLTDGFWAYSKSEELPTPGLEVRFIDRIVDVTDSIKVAVEEAGDPMKAYDLMFLNKMSKRLAGEEFIKENPFVEVVIKPFYGGNKFFMFYQTVYKDVRMVGTPPSSIGKFGYDTDNWMWPRHTGDFSLFRVYTDKDGKAAEYSADNIPMKPKHHLPISLKGVEQGDYSMTIGFPGTTNRYDISEEIIHYRDIVNAARIEMRGVRLEVLDKLMQADDKVRIQYASKYASSSNYWKNAIGMNRGVKKLSVIDSKLKAEKEYRDWAYANNMPQYAEALDNMITALRNLYPIKYQRQMMTEGLSTAVEFSKVPSADALIKAIESKDKEAIDKEIKAYKEAYAKFNNKDYDPEVDRQVAKAMIKKYISMFSAEERPDVFAFIDKKYKGDTDKFIDDCFDKSVFADSAKFNKFMEKPSVKVLKNDLMLKYANSVREKIRNLAFATKAYNKDLTLAKQVYIEGLLKMREGTPVYPDANFTIRLSAGQVQPYKPADAVSYNFFTTMEGIFEKEDSTNYEFEVPAKLKEIWLNKDYGRYAEEDGRMIVNIISSNDITGGNSGSPLINGNGELIGLAFDGNWEAMSGDIIFEPNMQRTISVDIRYVMLIIEKFAGAMNIIDEIDFVE
- a CDS encoding DUF695 domain-containing protein, coding for MKLTDVWFTALAEDEAGKTIIISGRDNIEAFRVSGKFKNRIEVTWSYNGDGMPTDEEAKLMESVGDALRSGAEKNKLAILTGVYTGGGKRIWVFYSRHTGAFGEMLNEALASFELLPITIYSEIDMDWDDYLGTLELKCCSDSDEE